A genomic region of Trueperaceae bacterium contains the following coding sequences:
- a CDS encoding site-specific DNA-methyltransferase, whose amino-acid sequence MEKLKMHSVDLTQANINRIAELFPNVVTESLDTNGRPIRTIDFDALRQELSDHVVEGPQERYQLDWPGKRAAAFAANAPISKTLRPMREESVDFDTTKNLFIEGDNLDALKLLQESYLGKVKLIYIDPPYNTGNDFVYKDDFAESTADYLERSGQETEAGVRLVANADSNGRFHSDWLSMIYPRLKLARNLLAEDGLIFISIDSHEVHNLVKICDEIFGPGSHKNTIAVRRGIKNVQAQFEDVNALSQGHEYVLLYTRSEAVRLPKLSLAHAESKPGKWDTFWRGTDRPTMRYELFGSTPASGQWRWEEGRTKEAVQNYETYLVEHEDRTSLDDYYLDHLAATNVKLNFVRLNFEGVVQYYVPPSAGKLLSDNWMDLTLGGNETDEFDTEKSVALLSRIISWATRDVDLVMDFFAGSGTTGHAVFSVNATDGGRRRFILVQLPERIAGKEGTSIAAITISRLKKAGAVHAALGADTGFRALRIDSTNMLVASSSAGDLAQDELLELIDRVKPDRTDEELLFQVLLDWGLDLGLPVQRGVSRERERERERERERERQWRPPRTSASQTTRSSRASAKRCPLMWSPRSPSSNHSVPCSGTRPSSLTRIASTRSNSSASCRRTPKSERYDLAVLGGGA is encoded by the coding sequence ATGGAGAAGCTGAAGATGCATTCAGTTGACTTGACCCAGGCGAACATCAATCGAATCGCGGAGCTGTTCCCGAACGTCGTCACCGAATCGCTCGACACCAACGGGCGCCCGATTCGCACCATCGACTTTGATGCCCTCCGACAAGAGCTATCCGATCACGTCGTCGAGGGACCCCAGGAGCGCTACCAGCTCGACTGGCCAGGCAAGCGCGCGGCCGCGTTCGCCGCCAACGCACCAATCTCCAAGACGCTGCGTCCGATGCGGGAGGAGTCCGTCGACTTCGATACGACCAAGAACCTCTTCATTGAAGGTGACAACCTCGACGCCTTGAAACTGCTCCAAGAGTCCTATCTCGGCAAAGTGAAGCTCATCTACATCGATCCCCCTTACAACACAGGAAACGACTTCGTTTACAAGGATGACTTCGCCGAGTCTACAGCTGACTACCTAGAGCGTTCCGGGCAAGAGACCGAGGCAGGTGTCCGGTTGGTTGCTAACGCGGACTCCAATGGCCGGTTCCACTCCGACTGGCTTAGCATGATATATCCGCGACTGAAGCTGGCCAGGAACCTTCTGGCCGAGGACGGCCTGATCTTCATCAGCATCGACTCGCACGAAGTCCACAATCTTGTCAAGATTTGCGACGAGATATTCGGCCCGGGTAGTCACAAGAACACGATCGCCGTTCGCCGCGGGATAAAGAACGTCCAGGCCCAGTTCGAGGACGTGAACGCGCTGTCTCAGGGCCATGAGTATGTGCTGCTGTACACGCGGAGTGAGGCAGTCCGACTTCCGAAACTGTCCCTCGCCCACGCTGAATCCAAGCCGGGAAAGTGGGACACCTTCTGGCGCGGAACAGATCGCCCCACGATGCGGTATGAACTCTTTGGCTCTACTCCCGCCTCGGGGCAGTGGCGCTGGGAAGAGGGCCGTACGAAGGAGGCCGTCCAGAACTACGAGACGTACCTTGTGGAACACGAGGACCGCACCAGCCTGGACGACTACTACCTTGATCACCTCGCCGCTACGAACGTCAAGCTCAACTTCGTGCGCCTCAACTTCGAAGGCGTTGTGCAGTACTACGTGCCGCCAAGCGCGGGAAAGCTACTCAGTGATAACTGGATGGACCTCACTCTAGGCGGCAACGAGACCGACGAGTTCGACACCGAGAAGAGCGTCGCGCTCCTCTCACGAATCATCAGCTGGGCCACACGTGACGTAGACCTCGTGATGGACTTCTTCGCCGGGTCAGGGACCACGGGACACGCGGTCTTCTCCGTGAATGCAACTGACGGTGGCCGACGGCGCTTCATCCTGGTCCAGCTGCCCGAAAGGATCGCCGGAAAAGAAGGTACGTCCATTGCAGCAATCACAATCAGTCGCTTGAAGAAGGCAGGAGCAGTTCACGCAGCTCTAGGCGCAGATACGGGGTTTCGAGCCCTTCGCATCGATTCAACCAACATGCTGGTCGCCTCTTCCTCCGCAGGTGATCTCGCGCAAGACGAACTCTTGGAGTTGATAGACCGTGTAAAGCCCGACCGCACTGACGAGGAGCTGCTCTTCCAAGTTCTCCTCGACTGGGGCCTCGACCTTGGTCTGCCCGTACAACGTGGGGTTTCGAGAGAGAGAGAGAGAGAGAGAGAGAGAGAGAGAGAGAGAGAACGGCAGTGGCGCCCACCACGTACTTCCGCGTCGCAGACGACGCGCTCATCGCGTGCTTCAGCGAAGAGGTGTCCGCTGATGTGGTCACCGAGATCGCCAAGCTCCAACCACTCCGTGCCGTGTTCCGGGACTCGGCCTTCAAGTCTGACGCGGATCGCATCAACGCGGAGCAACTCTTCCGCGAGCTGTCGCCGAACACCGAAGTCAGAACGGTATGATCTCGCTGTTCTGGGCGGTGGCGCGTGA